In Spirosoma pollinicola, the genomic window ATTAGATTGCTTGCGGGCATGGGTCAGTAGCCTTTCTGACAACATGAATTTAATGGACCAGTCTTCGATCATCCACTCGGGGGATGTAAAGGGGTTAATAATGGTGTGAGCGAGCATACTAATAGGTGTTTTAAGGTGGAAGAAATAGGTCTGCTGCCGTTGGTACCATGTCTGGTACCCCTCGAAACCCGCTCGTTTATAGCGAGCAAGAAGATGGTTAAATTCAAAGAGTGATACAGGTGCCGGGGCGAATGGCACAGCCGGGGAAACTGGATGGGCAAAGGGAGCGGTAAAGCGGACTGGCTCCAACCGCCGGGGTGTACTCCTGTCAAAACGCAAAGGCCAGTTCAGCTTCATAGTTGATAGTCGAGCAACTCGACCAACCCGAAAGCGTTAATCGCCTTGGTGAAAGCAGAGCAATGATGGTCCAGCAACACTTATTTTATTACTAGTGTTTAATAACCAGACCGTTGGGATGCTAAGTAGTTGATTTAGGTTTGAGTAGGACCATTCCCTTATCGTCACAGCCTTGTCTACCTGTACGTAGGGAATACCTCCCCGGCTGACGCCTCACATAAACTTGTCTCGACAACCCCACGATCCAGTCATCAGACATAAGCAGATAATGGATCCGGCAATGGATAAAAAATTTAGTTATAATTGGCAGGTTATTGCTCAGGTTAACTATTACCACTTATTATGCCTGGTACCTTCCCCATTTTATTAGTCGATGACGATCCCCACATCGCTGACCTGTTGAACCGGTCAGCCCGGGACCATTTCCCAGAAGCTGTATTTATCCATGTTATTAGCTTTGCGGATGCTTCCCGCTATTTGAGTGATTTAACCGGTCGGGGCCCGGTATTAGTGCTACTGGATATTAATCTATCCATTGGCCCCAGCGGTATGGAGTTTCTGCACTTGATTCGAACTCATCCTCAGGGTACGTTATTGCCCGTCGTTATCTTGTCCTCCAGCCAGGAAGAAGTCGATAAGAAGGCTGCCTGGCTGGCCGGAGCGACGGCCTTCACCCAGAAACCAGACACCTACAGCGGTTGGAAACAGTACGTCAGTCAGCTACGAAACTACTGGTATCAGACGGCCACGGTACCTCGAGTCTGGTTCGAACGGGAAGATCAGGAGAATCACGAATGAATGGTAAAGGAGTGCTCGTTGCTTGTGAGCACAGAAATTGAGACAGGCACCATCTACTTAATACGGCTGACTACAATGGTATAGCTGTAACGCCAGACTAGCTTTTATTAGCTACACGGGTAGATACACGCTGAAGGTAGCGCCCTGTCCCGGCTGACTGCTGGCCGTAATGGCACCCCCGTGATTGGTCACTATTTTCTGCACTACCGCCAGGCCAATGCCCGTACCAGCAAACTCGTTCTTGCCGTGCAGCCGCTGAAACACCTGAAAGATCCGGTCCGCATACTTCTCATCGAAGCCCACCCCGTTATCGGCCACCTCGATGCGGTGATATACCTCGGCGGATGGTGGGACCTGGAGCAAGACAGGTAACTCATCCCGGAATACTAGGCTGGCCCGGACACTGATCTGGGGCCTCACCACCTGCCCGGACATAGCCCGATGGCGAAACTTGACCGCGTTCGATAATAAATTCTGAAAAAGCTGACTTAGCTGGGTACGGTCACCCTGAACCATGGGCAAAAAGCCAACCTGGATCTGAGCCCCGCTCTCTTCGATGGCCACTGACAAATCCTCGATAACTTGACTAATCACTTCATTCAAGGGCAGAGGCCGAGCCAAGACCTGACTGGTCGAGATGCGGGAGAAGGTTAACAAGTCCTTAATCAACAGGGACATGCGGCTGGCAGCATTCTGCATCCGTTCCAGGTAAGCCCATTCTTCCCCATCCGGGTCAGCCCTATACTGTTTTTTTAGCAGATCACTAAACTGCTGAATCTTGCGTAGGGGCTCCTGCAAATCATGGGAGGCGATGTAGGCAAACTGCTCAAGGTTCTCATTCGAGCGGAGCAGGTCTGAGTTGGCTCTTTCCAGGGCGTTGTTACTGGCCAGCATCTCTTCATTGATGACCGTTAGTTGTTCGTTGGTAGCGGCCAATTCTTCATTAGTGGATTCGAGTTCTTGGGTATGTTCCTTTACCTGCTGGGTAACATCCTGAGCTACGCCCGCAAAGCGAATCAACTCGCCCGATTTGGCGAACGTGGCCTGTCCATACGAGCGTATCCAGCGCAGGCGCCCATCCTGGATAGTATTGACGCGATAGGTTACGTCATAACGGCCATGGGAGTCCAGTGTCGACAGGCGTTGTAGTTCCTCCCCTAAGAGAACGACATCATCAGGATGCACGCACTCAATAAATTTCTCGTAAGCAATCTGGAAGCCCTGCGTGAAGCCATAAAGTGCGCCACATCGTTCGTCCCAGTTGATACCGCCCGTGGCTAAGTCAAATTCCCAAATGCCTAAGCCAGCCGCTTCGAGGGCCAAGTCAATGTTGAGTCGCTGGGTAAGATTGTCAGGAGAATTGAAGGGCTGTTGGTCGCTGGTCATTAGCGGTAGATACAGGGTGATAACAAAGATTTACCTGATGAACAGCTAGCCGGGGTTGACTGTTTTCCGCTTGATGAGTCTCATTACCTGCGTAGCCTGGAACTGACAGTTAGTCAATCATAACCCGATCTAGTAGCCGCTTCACCTGCATGGGGTAAAATTCGCAGCCCTGAGCCGTCTTAAAGCCAAACTGATTGAGTTTCTCTGCTATCTCGGTGTAGGTCTTCTTGCTTCTTCGCAGCTCCTTGGCCAAGCCTTCAGCTTTGCGAGACTCTGGATTATTAATAGCCCGTTGCCGGTTGGCTGCGGCCCCCTTAGCCTGAGCCTCGGGGGTCATGTTCTCCGGTTTGCCTAAGGTCGCTCCCTGCGCTAGTTTAGCCTGCAAGGCTGATTTGGTGCGGGAGCTGATGAGTTCCCGTTCGTGCTGGGCCAGCGTCGCAAAAATACCAATAGTCAGGGTGTTGGCATCGGGCATATCAACGCATTGAAAGTTAACGCCCGAATCCCTCAGCGTGAAGATAAACGACGCGTTACGGCTTAGCCGGTCGAGCTTGGCAATAACTAAGACCGCGTTCTCTTTCTTTGCCCGGTCGATGGCCTCAGCAAGCTTTACCCGTTGGTTATTCTTACCAGATTCGACCTCCGTAAACTCAGCAAGTATAACCCCTTTCACGTAGCCAGCCACCGAGGCCCGCTGCGCTTCAAGTCCTAAACCGGAATCACCCTGCGCCCTGGTTGATACCCGGTAGTAAGCTACATACCTAGCCGGTCCGGTGGCCAGTGTTGAGGTAGTCTGTTTCTTTGCCATGGTTGTTAATTGAGTATCTGGTTGAGCCGAAATTTTAACACCGGGTGCTGTTTAGCGAGCGAGTCGACTAACGCCTTCGCTAAGCCCAGGCGTTGGTAATCGGTGGTGATGGCATCCTGTCGAAAAGCTTTGATCAGGTACCAATTCTGTTTATACCAGTCCCACACCTCCACTAGATAATCATTCATTGTTAAGTCAGTTAATTTGTTGACGTAAATCGTCTTTTGCGGGCATTGTATAAATCCAGCGTCTGGTCATCAAGGATAGGGGCGTGTTTCAGCTCAAGCGCTAATAACTCTTCCCGGCCGATCGAGTGCGCCAGTATCTCAAATTTAACTTCGCGCTCAACCCAAAGCGAGCTCTTGGCCAGTTCAGCGGCTTGATCCAGGATTGCCGTAAAGGTCTGCCTGGTGCGCTGTTGATCCTGGATTGTTGTGAGTAGTCCATCGATAATCTTGATACAGTCGGCATAAGCAAAGTCCACACCGGGTAGTTCTAAACTTACCCATTCATCAGCTAATTGCCGGATGAACTCTTTCGGTGTTTCTAACTCCATCGCTACGGGACTTCTGCTTTTAGTTCATCGAGCTTTGCCTGGAACTGATTTAACCGATTTTGCAAGGCTCGTACTCTGTCTAGGTTGGTTTGTTGCTTTTGCCAAGACCGCTCAAAGGCCTTAGCGGCTTGCTCAGCTGACCGGGTCAAGGCTAGTCGTCTGGTCGAAATCGCCGATGGTTGGTTACGATTAGTCTGCAAAGATTGGTTTTGATTCATTGTTGTATCCATCACGAATGCACGATTCTCATCTCTTAACTATACCCGTTATATCCCCTTTTTAACATCACTTGAACGTGCGTTTAACAGGTGTTAAAGTTAGTGTATTGGTATCAGCAATACAAATATTTGCTAAAAATATATTGTGTTTTGCAATATAAATACTTAGCTTTAGCAGACCTTAAATTAATAGCTATGGCAAAGGAAGTCAGTTTCTTACAGGTTCGGTTAAGCCCGAAGCTAAAACAGCAATTTGAGCAGATGTGTGCGGAGTCTGAAATAAGTATGTCTGATAAGGTGCGCGAAATCGTTGCCAATTTGGTAAGAAACCATAACCGCCAAACCACGAAAGGAGGCAAAGCGGAAGTTTAACAACTAATAATCAAGTACTTATATGAATGACGCACAGTACGCCTTATTACAGAGTATGGTTGAATCATTTGCAGAGGGGAAGGAAAAAGCTCTGAGACAAATCAAGGAGAATCCTAATGAGTCAGAGCAGGTTCAGAAATTACTTGAAACCAGATGCGAGGGAGAGGCAATGGCCTATCGTCAGGTGCTAAGTCTACTCGATACAGTAAAAAACGGACTATTCAAGTAGACACCTACCCTAATCATCGAGCGATCTATGAAACTTGACTCATTGCTTGATCAATCATTCAGTGGCACTACCGTTGACATTGAAAGCCTTAAGAAGTTTCTGTGCGATAAGCCCAATTACTTGGGGTGGGGTATTGATTTGGACTTAAGAAAAGGTAGTCTGAATATTTTGAATAGTGCGGACTACGTTGAGTTTCACCTGCGCATGTATCTGCTGGGAGAGCCTAAAACCCTCTATCGGGTTTTCAGAGAAATTCGCTTTTTTATTAACATGGATCATAATGCTGCTCATCATTTTATTACCTATTCTATGGAAGTTCTCAAACAGGAGATTCTTAGCCATGAATGGTATGAGTTGATGCCACGTATGGATTATGCTATCAAGAAGATTCAACCATTGATTCCTAATCGTAAGAGTAGTTTAGAACCTCTACTCCTGCACATCATTAGAGAATTTTATCCAGGCCACGCCCAAACGAGGTAGTACATGAGTGGAGTTACATTCAACGCCCGCAGGACTGCAAGAATATCCACCGCGAAGCTAGGCCAGCGGCCGAAACCAGACAGCTCACTCCCTACTGAGCCGGATGCCTTAACGTCTGCACCAGAAACTCAAGGCCCAACGTTGGGCGCTATTCCTCAACCGAACACCCCTGATTTTAAATCTGGACTGTCGGGAACCGAATCAATGGCCTTTCATAAGCTGGCCAGCAAGAACTCGGCGCTGTTAGCCCTAGTTAGTGGGCTGGATTTGGTAGAGGTGGCCAGTACGACCATTAAGCCCGAACCGTTGCCGCCCTTGGTCGAGAGGATACCGACTGAATCGATGAACCCCAAACTTGAGGCCATCGCGCAGCGGTCCTTTGCTCGGGCAAGAAGCTACACCGAATCAGAAGCCATTGAGCGGCTGGCTAGTGTTACCGATGTGACACCCGACCGCGCCCGTAATGGGCTGGCTATGATGTACGCTCAGGGTATATTAAGTCTTACCCTCAGCAATGAATACTATCTAACCGAATCGACACCATTTTAAAGAGATCATGAACGCAACACTAGAAGAAAATCAGCTAGATAACGAAATCATACCAGCACTATTTGAGGTACTCCCTGAGGCTTTCCCTGAATTTGGATTTGTACGGACAGCAAAGGGGTATAAGTCGACTACTGGCCACAAAGTCACCAACGAACCCGGTAACAGTAAAGGGGCGGTTAGCGTCCTGAATGAGACTCCCTACTTTTTGGGTGACTTCAGAGAGGGTGCCGTAAAGGGAGGTAAAGCAATCTATTCTTACGTAAAGGATTACTATAACCTACCT contains:
- a CDS encoding response regulator; translated protein: MPGTFPILLVDDDPHIADLLNRSARDHFPEAVFIHVISFADASRYLSDLTGRGPVLVLLDINLSIGPSGMEFLHLIRTHPQGTLLPVVILSSSQEEVDKKAAWLAGATAFTQKPDTYSGWKQYVSQLRNYWYQTATVPRVWFEREDQENHE
- a CDS encoding sensor histidine kinase, with amino-acid sequence MTSDQQPFNSPDNLTQRLNIDLALEAAGLGIWEFDLATGGINWDERCGALYGFTQGFQIAYEKFIECVHPDDVVLLGEELQRLSTLDSHGRYDVTYRVNTIQDGRLRWIRSYGQATFAKSGELIRFAGVAQDVTQQVKEHTQELESTNEELAATNEQLTVINEEMLASNNALERANSDLLRSNENLEQFAYIASHDLQEPLRKIQQFSDLLKKQYRADPDGEEWAYLERMQNAASRMSLLIKDLLTFSRISTSQVLARPLPLNEVISQVIEDLSVAIEESGAQIQVGFLPMVQGDRTQLSQLFQNLLSNAVKFRHRAMSGQVVRPQISVRASLVFRDELPVLLQVPPSAEVYHRIEVADNGVGFDEKYADRIFQVFQRLHGKNEFAGTGIGLAVVQKIVTNHGGAITASSQPGQGATFSVYLPV
- a CDS encoding recombinase family protein, with product MAKKQTTSTLATGPARYVAYYRVSTRAQGDSGLGLEAQRASVAGYVKGVILAEFTEVESGKNNQRVKLAEAIDRAKKENAVLVIAKLDRLSRNASFIFTLRDSGVNFQCVDMPDANTLTIGIFATLAQHERELISSRTKSALQAKLAQGATLGKPENMTPEAQAKGAAANRQRAINNPESRKAEGLAKELRRSKKTYTEIAEKLNQFGFKTAQGCEFYPMQVKRLLDRVMID
- a CDS encoding ribbon-helix-helix protein, CopG family, whose amino-acid sequence is MAKEVSFLQVRLSPKLKQQFEQMCAESEISMSDKVREIVANLVRNHNRQTTKGGKAEV